In the genome of Sphingomonas sp. LR60, the window GCTTGGCGAGGGCGACACGATCCACGCCAGCGATCTCGTCGCTACGTCTGCCCCGACCGCGCTTCCCGCACCTGCGGCGCGCTTCGACCTCGACGAGAACGAGCGCGCGATGATAGAGGCGGCCTTGCGTGAACATCGCCACAACGTCTCGCACGCTGCCACCGCTCTGGGGCTGAGCCGCGGCGCGCTTTACCGCCGCATGGCGCGCCATGGCCTTTGAGGGGCGCAGCTTCACGACGATCGCATCGGGGCTGGGACTGGCGATCGGCGGCGGGTTGCTGGTGTTGGCGTGGCAGGCGGGGCTATGGGCCTCGACCGCGGGGGCACTGCTGGTCGTGATGTGGATCGTGGCGGCAAGCGGATGGGCAGCGATGCACCGCCCACCCGCGAAGGACGCGATACCCGCGGAACCGCTCGACCCCTTGTCTGTCCGCCTCCTGCTCGATCAGATCCCTGTGCCGCTGGTGCGGGTCGATGCGGGCGACGCGCGCGCGATCAATCGCGCCGCCCGGACGTTGTTCGCGACTGACGAGCGCATCCTGCCCGTCCCGCCGGCGCTCGCCGATCCCACCGCGCGCACCCTGCGCCACGAGAGTCGCGGCCTGCGGATCGACGCGGTCGAGGGGCGGCGCGGCGACCGGCTCCTGGCGTTGATCGACGTCGAGGCGGAGGAGCGCGCTGCGCAGGATCGCGCTGCCGACGAGATGATCGACATCCTCGGGCACGAGCTTCTCAACGGCCTGTCGCCGATCGTATCGCTGGCCGACAGCGCGATCACCGCCGCGGCAGCGGGGCACCCATCGCTGCCGGAAATTCTCGCGACGCTCGCCCGCCGGATCGAGGGGCTGGAAGCGTTCACCCGCGGCTATCGCGATCTCGCTCGCCTCCCTGCCCCCGTTCGCGGACCGGTGTCTCTCCCGGAATTCGGCGACGATCTCGCGCGGTTGTTCGCCGTGCGCTTCGGCCCGGAGGTGACGCTGACCTGCGCGATCTCGGACGCGGCTACAGCAGACGTGGATCGCGACCAGTTGACGCAGGCGGTCTGGGCCCTGCTCCAGAATGGCGCCGAGGCGGCAGGCAAGGATGGTAGCGTCACGCTGTCGATCACGCACACGCCGACGGCGCTGACGATCCTGGTCGGCGACAGCGGCGCCGGTGTCGCGCCCGACGCCCGCACCCGGATCTTCCGTCCCTTCCACACCAGCAAGCCCGATGGTTCGGGGATCGGCCTCACCATCGCCCGCCGCATCGCGCGCGCACACGGCGGCGACGTGACGCTGGACGACGACCGTACCACACGCTTCAAACTGACCGCGCTGCCCTGTTGTGATTGAGGACCGACCTCAGAAAACCGGAGCCAAGGGTGGGGAACTCCTGAAAAGGGGGATCGTGACCCAGGCAATTTCTCGTTTGCGATCCTGGTTCAAGCGAGCCGCTGCCGACTCGAAAGCGTTGCCGATCTTCCGTCGGCGTTGGCCGATTGACACTGCAAGCCGCCTGCCAGCGACGGTGCCGGTACGCTTCACCAGTCGCACCGCTTTCTCGACCCACTGCTGGGCGAGTGCCGTAGGCGTGGCACTGGTGCCAGAACCACGATTGACATTCCGCCAAAGCCCGTGCGAGCAATAATACCAGAACATTACAAATTGCTCTTCGGAGAAGACCAATTCGTGCCGCGGATGCCATTCGACTCTGATCTCGTCAGACGGTGCAGACGCTTATCCGAGAGGGAGGGAATAACTTGGCGATCTCGATTCAAGACGCCGCGCGGGGGCGTGGGGTGATGGCACGGCGTGCGGCCCCGCTGCTTGCCGCGCTGCTGCTTGCGACGCCAGTGTCGGCGCAGACCAGTGCCGACGCGCGCGCGGCGCTTGTGCGGCTCGGTGTTCCCGCCCCGCGCGTTTCGGTGACGCTCAGCTCCGCTTCCGACGCGCGCTATCGCGTGCAGACCGCGCGCGATCGCATCACCGTCACCGCGTCTTCACCTGTGGCGGCGGTACGCGGCGTCACCGCTGCACTTACCGAACAGGGCCGCTTTCATGCATCATGGGAAGGCAGCCGTGTCGGCACACTGACCGGACTGACGACGAAGGATAGCGGCTGGGTGACGTCGCCGTTCGGTTTCCGCGCCTATCTCAACACCTGCACCTACGGCTATACGACGCCGTGGTGGAATTGGGCGCGCTGGGAGCGCGAGATCGACCTGATGGCGGTGCACGGCGTCGACATGCCGCTCGCCATGGAAGGACAGGAATATATCTGGCGCGCCCTGTGGCGCGAACAGGGGCTGAGCGATGCGCAAGTCGACCAGTTGTTCGCTGGCGCGCCGTTTCTGCCGTGGGAGCGAATGGGCAACATGGCGGATTATCGCGCGCCACTCTCGCCTAACTGGATCGAGAAGAAGCGCGTACTGCAAAAGCGCATCCTCGCCCGGATGCGCGGATTGGGCATGGCCCCGATCCTCCCCGCCTTCGCTGGTTACGTGCCCGAAGCGTTCGCCAAAGCGCATCCCGAAGCGCGCATCTATCGCATGCGCGAATGGGAAGGCTTCCCCGGCACCTATTGGCTCGATCCGTCCGATCCGCTGTTCGCCAAGCTCGCTGCGCGCTTTATCAAGCTCTACACCGCGGAATATGGCGCCGGCCGCTATTATCTCGCCGACGCCTTCAACGAGATGGTGCCGCCGATCGCCGACGATGGCAGCGACACCGCGCACGCCAGCTACGGCGACAGCACCGCGAACACCGCCGCCACTCGCGCCGCCGCGCTGCCGCGTGCGGTCCGCGACGCGCGGCTCGCCGCATACGGCAAGCGTCTCTACGCATCGATCGCGGACGCGCAGCCGGGCGCGACCTGGGTGATGCAGGGCTGGCTGTTCGGCGCCGACAAGGAATTCTGGACGCGTGACGCGATCGCCGCCTTCCTTCGCGAGGTGCCCGATCGGCGGATGCTGATCCTCGATATCGGCAACGATCGCTATCCGGGCATCTGGAAGCAGACCAGCGGCTTCGATGGCAAGGACTGGATCTACGGCTACGTCCACAACTACGGCGGCAGCAATCCGGTTTATGGCGCGCCCGACTTCTACCGGCGCGATATCGCCGCGCTGCTCGCCGATCCGGCGCGCGGACAGGTGCGCGGCTTCGGGATGTTCCCGGAAGGATTGCACAACAACAGCCTGGTCTACGATTATGCCTTCGATGCGGCGTGGCCGGCGGGCGACATGGCGCTGGCGCCGTGG includes:
- a CDS encoding alpha-N-acetylglucosaminidase yields the protein MARRAAPLLAALLLATPVSAQTSADARAALVRLGVPAPRVSVTLSSASDARYRVQTARDRITVTASSPVAAVRGVTAALTEQGRFHASWEGSRVGTLTGLTTKDSGWVTSPFGFRAYLNTCTYGYTTPWWNWARWEREIDLMAVHGVDMPLAMEGQEYIWRALWREQGLSDAQVDQLFAGAPFLPWERMGNMADYRAPLSPNWIEKKRVLQKRILARMRGLGMAPILPAFAGYVPEAFAKAHPEARIYRMREWEGFPGTYWLDPSDPLFAKLAARFIKLYTAEYGAGRYYLADAFNEMVPPIADDGSDTAHASYGDSTANTAATRAAALPRAVRDARLAAYGKRLYASIADAQPGATWVMQGWLFGADKEFWTRDAIAAFLREVPDRRMLILDIGNDRYPGIWKQTSGFDGKDWIYGYVHNYGGSNPVYGAPDFYRRDIAALLADPARGQVRGFGMFPEGLHNNSLVYDYAFDAAWPAGDMALAPWLARYTRARYGTSDAALVAAWQDVVAGVYDVRYWTPRWWNQRAGAHLFFKRPAADAPTFPAAPGDRAKARAGIDALLRLAAQHGDSALFRYDLVDLVRHEASLALDDHLKAAVAAYQRGDVAAGDREAARITNIAQAIDRLIGGQQETLASWIGDARAYGDTPAERRRFEEDAKAQVTIWGGAGHLGDYASKAWAGLYADFYLPRWTMYLAEARAAALAKRPVDDAAFLKRLRAWEDRWVSDGRSYRAVAPADGVGSARALMAQVARP
- a CDS encoding sensor histidine kinase; protein product: MAFEGRSFTTIASGLGLAIGGGLLVLAWQAGLWASTAGALLVVMWIVAASGWAAMHRPPAKDAIPAEPLDPLSVRLLLDQIPVPLVRVDAGDARAINRAARTLFATDERILPVPPALADPTARTLRHESRGLRIDAVEGRRGDRLLALIDVEAEERAAQDRAADEMIDILGHELLNGLSPIVSLADSAITAAAAGHPSLPEILATLARRIEGLEAFTRGYRDLARLPAPVRGPVSLPEFGDDLARLFAVRFGPEVTLTCAISDAATADVDRDQLTQAVWALLQNGAEAAGKDGSVTLSITHTPTALTILVGDSGAGVAPDARTRIFRPFHTSKPDGSGIGLTIARRIARAHGGDVTLDDDRTTRFKLTALPCCD